A DNA window from Gemmatimonadota bacterium contains the following coding sequences:
- a CDS encoding aminodeoxychorismate/anthranilate synthase component II produces the protein MILVIDNYDSFTYNLVQYLGELGADLVVYRNDQISLEEIADIAPEKIVISPGPCTPNEAGISVALVQHFAGEIPILGVCLGHQSIGQAFGGKIVGAPTIMHGKVSEIHHMRKSIFEGLPEPFIATRYHSLVVERESLPVCLEITAETDDGVIMGLRHRDMAVDGVQFHPESILTGEGKNLLQNFLDA, from the coding sequence GTGATTCTCGTCATTGATAACTACGATTCTTTTACTTATAACCTCGTTCAATATCTCGGCGAACTGGGTGCGGATCTGGTGGTGTATCGCAATGATCAAATCTCACTTGAAGAGATTGCGGATATCGCACCTGAGAAGATCGTGATTTCTCCGGGGCCGTGTACGCCAAACGAAGCGGGAATTTCCGTGGCTTTGGTGCAGCATTTTGCGGGGGAAATTCCGATTTTAGGGGTTTGTCTGGGGCATCAGTCCATCGGGCAGGCATTTGGTGGAAAAATTGTGGGCGCGCCGACGATTATGCACGGGAAGGTGTCGGAGATTCATCATATGAGGAAGTCTATTTTTGAGGGATTACCTGAGCCGTTTATTGCCACGCGTTACCATTCGCTGGTGGTCGAGCGAGAGAGTTTGCCCGTTTGTCTGGAAATTACGGCAGAGACCGATGATGGCGTGATTATGGGTTTGCGCCATCGAGATATGGCGGTGGATGGCGTGCAGTTTCATCCGGAATCGATTTTGACGGGTGAAGGCAAGAATTTGCTGCAAAATTTTCTCGATGCATGA
- the trpE gene encoding anthranilate synthase component I: MSKDCGLVPISRELLADTETPVSAYLKIRARSSHAFLFESVVGGEQIGRYSFLGVDPFLVFRSRGTKISIEHATTGELRLFDGEPIEVLRGLLKKYHSQPVEGFPRFTGGAVGYVSYDAVRLIERIPETVEDDLGFDDIFFSFYDSVLAFDNVTHKVHVMANVHTEGDLEANYEDAVKRIDTLIEVLAQPVDVSLKPGTSSCVVTSNTSKEAYMDVVARCREYIVAGDIFQVVPSQRFAMDVTVDALDIYRALRTVNPSPYMFHVDLKDHQLVGASPELLVRVEDGVVQVRPIAGTRWRGKTEAEDQVLSQELLADEKERAEHIMLVDLGRNDVGRVSRFDTVRVTERMAIERYSHVMHIVSNVCGELHEGVDALDALFACYPAGTVSGAPKIRAMEIIDEMEPTRRGPYAGAVGYIDFAGNMDTCIAIRTLVIKDGKAYVQAGGGVVFDSEPEYEYQETVNKARALFRAVEMAERGVLL, from the coding sequence ATGAGCAAAGACTGTGGTCTCGTTCCCATTTCAAGAGAACTACTCGCGGATACGGAGACGCCTGTTTCGGCTTATTTGAAAATTCGCGCCAGATCATCGCATGCGTTTTTGTTTGAAAGCGTGGTGGGCGGCGAGCAGATTGGGCGGTATTCGTTTTTGGGCGTGGATCCGTTTTTGGTTTTTCGTTCGCGCGGAACAAAAATTTCGATTGAACATGCGACGACGGGTGAGCTGCGACTATTTGACGGGGAGCCTATTGAGGTATTGCGTGGGTTGTTAAAAAAATACCATTCGCAACCTGTGGAGGGGTTTCCTCGATTTACAGGCGGTGCTGTGGGCTATGTGAGTTACGATGCCGTGCGTTTGATTGAGCGCATTCCCGAGACGGTTGAAGACGATCTCGGTTTTGACGATATATTTTTTTCCTTTTACGATTCGGTGCTGGCGTTTGACAATGTGACGCACAAAGTGCATGTGATGGCCAATGTGCATACAGAGGGAGATTTGGAGGCGAATTACGAGGATGCAGTCAAACGGATCGATACACTTATTGAGGTACTGGCGCAACCGGTGGATGTGTCTCTGAAACCGGGCACGAGTTCGTGTGTCGTGACTTCAAATACGAGCAAAGAAGCGTATATGGATGTGGTGGCGCGTTGCAGGGAATACATTGTGGCAGGTGATATTTTCCAGGTGGTGCCTTCGCAGCGCTTTGCAATGGATGTGACGGTGGATGCACTGGATATTTATCGGGCGTTGCGGACGGTGAATCCGTCGCCTTATATGTTTCACGTCGATTTGAAAGATCATCAACTCGTGGGCGCGTCGCCCGAGTTGCTCGTCAGGGTTGAGGACGGGGTGGTGCAGGTGCGACCTATTGCGGGGACGCGGTGGCGCGGCAAAACAGAGGCAGAGGATCAGGTGCTGTCACAGGAGTTGTTGGCAGATGAAAAAGAACGCGCCGAGCATATTATGCTGGTGGATCTGGGGCGCAATGATGTGGGGCGCGTTTCCAGGTTTGATACGGTGCGCGTGACCGAGCGGATGGCGATTGAACGCTATTCTCATGTGATGCATATCGTTTCGAATGTGTGCGGGGAATTGCACGAGGGTGTCGATGCGCTGGACGCGCTTTTTGCATGTTATCCGGCTGGTACAGTGTCGGGCGCGCCAAAAATTCGGGCGATGGAGATTATCGACGAGATGGAACCTACGCGCCGCGGGCCTTATGCCGGTGCGGTGGGTTATATCGATTTTGCGGGCAATATGGATACGTGTATTGCCATTCGCACGCTGGTGATTAAGGATGGCAAAGCGTATGTGCAGGCAGGAGGTGGTGTGGTGTTTGATTCAGAGCCGGAATACGAATATCAGGAGACCGTGAACAAAGCGCGGGCACTGTTTCGGGCGGTGGAAATGGCTGAAAGAGGAGTGTTGTTGTGA